In one window of Candidatus Zixiibacteriota bacterium DNA:
- a CDS encoding VWA domain-containing protein: MLLGLLVVLGLFYLWAINRKRKMLARFGDILLLMKNAPYISFARQGGKAALLLTGVLFLVITLSQLQCGTHMEMMKREGIDIVIAIDVSNSMLAEDMKPSRIAKARQEVRGLIDRLKGDRIGLVAFAGEAFIQCPLTLDYSAAEMFLDVIDVGLIPKQGTAIGEAITKATGAFEKLEKKHKVLLLLTDGEDQNSDPLNAADEARREGVKIYAIGIGSGAGEPIPVTNRTGEKVGYKKDKNGEVIVTKLDEMTLQKIALTTGGKYYHATPGEMELEKVFDEISKMEKKELEGKLMMQYEDRFQYPLILAVFIIVLEFFVSEKKRIKKIR, translated from the coding sequence ATGCTGTTGGGTTTGCTTGTCGTTCTGGGATTGTTCTATCTTTGGGCGATCAATCGGAAGAGAAAGATGCTGGCCCGTTTCGGGGACATCCTTCTGCTGATGAAAAATGCTCCTTACATTTCCTTCGCCCGCCAGGGAGGCAAGGCGGCGTTGTTGCTGACCGGAGTCCTTTTTCTGGTAATCACTCTTTCGCAGTTGCAGTGCGGCACGCATATGGAAATGATGAAGCGGGAAGGGATCGACATTGTCATCGCCATTGATGTTTCCAACTCTATGCTGGCCGAGGATATGAAACCAAGCCGTATCGCCAAAGCGAGGCAGGAAGTCCGGGGATTGATTGACCGCCTCAAAGGAGACAGGATCGGCCTGGTCGCTTTTGCCGGGGAAGCATTTATCCAGTGCCCACTGACCCTGGACTATTCGGCAGCCGAGATGTTTCTTGATGTCATTGATGTCGGTCTGATACCGAAGCAGGGCACGGCCATAGGTGAGGCCATTACGAAAGCCACGGGAGCTTTTGAAAAACTGGAGAAAAAGCATAAAGTCCTGCTTCTGCTGACCGACGGCGAAGATCAGAACAGCGATCCCCTGAATGCCGCCGACGAGGCGCGCAGGGAAGGCGTCAAAATTTATGCTATTGGCATCGGCTCCGGGGCGGGAGAGCCGATCCCGGTGACCAATCGTACCGGCGAAAAAGTCGGTTACAAGAAGGATAAAAACGGCGAGGTTATTGTCACTAAGTTGGATGAAATGACACTTCAGAAAATCGCTCTGACCACCGGGGGTAAGTACTATCATGCCACACCGGGCGAAATGGAACTTGAAAAGGTTTTCGACGAAATCAGTAAGATGGAGAAAAAGGAACTGGAGGGGAAATTAATGATGCAGTATGAAGATCGTTTCCAGTATCCTTTAATTCTGGCGGTCTTTATTATTGTGCTGGAGTTTTTTGTTTCGGAAAAGAAAAGAATAAAGAAGATCAGGTAG
- a CDS encoding BatD family protein → MRRILYILFLWAGLSTALLGAETASPDTVTSALGITVETSVDRSEIYIGDLINYRLTIIHDSNIVLTPPPIGANLGAFDVKDYQTDESTRLKDGRIKVESRFSLTTFTTGDYIIPPIPVEFMLPDSTVKYLISEPTPIKVKSLLAESSDTADIRDIKGPIEFKTSYALYYYFGGAFLILAAVAAYIFWRIRRKRMQQGEPVDLRKPWEIAFEELALLKEKNYPSDGQFKQFYVELTEIVRAYLGRIYTIPVLDMTTEEFLVVIMEEEIDEQLFSRLKNFLGFADLVKFAKLIPEMDKVIQDYDEAVNIVEYIRQVETSRVSVAGEPIATTGGGLNV, encoded by the coding sequence ATGAGAAGAATACTATACATATTGTTCTTATGGGCGGGATTGAGTACTGCCCTGCTCGGTGCCGAAACGGCATCCCCCGATACAGTCACATCGGCGCTGGGGATTACGGTGGAAACCTCGGTTGACCGATCGGAAATCTATATCGGTGACCTCATCAATTATCGACTGACAATCATTCATGACTCCAATATCGTTCTTACACCGCCGCCGATCGGCGCCAATCTGGGGGCCTTTGATGTCAAGGATTATCAAACCGATGAATCAACCAGACTCAAGGACGGACGGATCAAGGTCGAAAGTCGCTTTTCATTGACCACTTTTACTACCGGCGATTATATCATTCCGCCGATACCGGTCGAATTCATGCTTCCCGATAGCACCGTCAAATATCTCATTTCCGAGCCGACTCCCATCAAAGTAAAATCGCTGCTGGCGGAATCCTCTGACACGGCCGACATCCGCGATATCAAAGGGCCGATCGAATTTAAGACCAGCTATGCTCTATATTACTATTTCGGCGGGGCTTTCCTGATTCTGGCGGCCGTGGCAGCTTATATCTTCTGGCGAATCCGCAGGAAGAGAATGCAGCAGGGTGAGCCGGTTGACCTGCGCAAGCCATGGGAGATCGCCTTCGAGGAACTGGCTCTTCTCAAAGAGAAAAATTACCCCTCCGACGGCCAATTCAAGCAGTTTTATGTTGAGCTGACCGAAATTGTCCGAGCCTATTTGGGTCGCATTTACACCATTCCGGTGCTCGATATGACTACTGAGGAGTTTCTGGTTGTCATCATGGAGGAAGAAATCGACGAGCAATTGTTCAGTCGCCTGAAAAATTTTCTTGGTTTTGCCGATCTGGTCAAATTCGCCAAGTTGATCCCCGAAATGGATAAGGTCATTCAGGATTACGATGAGGCGGTCAATATAGTGGAATATATCCGGCAGGTTGAAACCTCTCGGGTGTCCGTTGCCGGGGAACCGATTGCCACAACCGGAGGCGGGCTTAATGTTTAG
- a CDS encoding VWA domain-containing protein — protein MFRFAGFNISLFEHEISLSATMIFLVGAALIALMLYYYFQRRRTQSASIRYSDLKIIKRSAKSGRLRFRFILPFFRMFALAMLIVAFARPQAGTENREVTSEGIDIMLALDVSGSMRAEDFKPENRLYVAREEIKKFVSKRASDRIGLVVFSQSSFTQCPLTLDYGVLLNFLDQVRFGMIKDGTAIGMALANCVNRLRESPSKSKVIVLLTDGVNNAGEIDPLTAAGIAKTMGVKIYTIGVGRPGNAMYPVDDPIFGKRYVYLPNEIDEDVLKEIAGKTGGKYFRARSEKELEQIYDEIDSLEKTKVKVNEYVQYEELFPSFVYFGLALLVLEMLLGQTIFRKIP, from the coding sequence ATGTTTAGATTTGCAGGATTTAATATCAGTCTGTTTGAACATGAGATATCGCTGTCGGCGACAATGATTTTCTTGGTAGGCGCCGCCCTGATTGCCTTGATGCTGTACTATTATTTTCAGAGAAGGCGTACGCAATCGGCCTCTATCCGGTACAGCGATCTCAAAATAATCAAGCGCTCGGCCAAATCCGGCCGCCTGCGATTCCGATTCATTCTGCCTTTTTTCCGGATGTTCGCCCTGGCGATGCTGATCGTGGCCTTTGCTCGCCCTCAGGCTGGGACCGAAAACCGCGAGGTTACCTCGGAAGGGATAGATATCATGCTGGCGCTGGATGTTTCAGGCTCGATGCGGGCCGAGGATTTCAAACCCGAGAACCGTCTTTATGTTGCCAGAGAGGAAATCAAGAAGTTTGTCTCCAAACGTGCCTCCGACCGAATTGGTCTGGTGGTTTTCTCGCAGTCTTCTTTTACCCAGTGCCCGCTGACGCTTGATTATGGGGTGCTCCTGAATTTTCTGGATCAGGTTCGGTTCGGGATGATTAAAGATGGTACTGCTATCGGCATGGCGCTGGCCAATTGTGTCAATCGCCTGCGGGAATCACCATCCAAGTCAAAGGTGATAGTGCTCCTGACCGACGGTGTCAACAACGCCGGCGAAATCGATCCTCTGACCGCCGCCGGCATTGCCAAGACAATGGGGGTCAAGATTTATACTATTGGGGTGGGACGCCCCGGCAATGCCATGTACCCGGTTGATGACCCGATTTTCGGCAAGAGATATGTCTATCTGCCGAATGAGATTGATGAGGATGTTTTGAAGGAAATCGCGGGCAAGACCGGCGGCAAATATTTCCGCGCCCGCTCTGAAAAAGAGCTGGAGCAGATTTATGACGAAATCGATAGTCTCGAGAAGACCAAAGTCAAAGTCAATGAATATGTGCAATACGAAGAGCTGTTTCCATCCTTTGTTTATTTTGGATTGGCTCTCCTGGTGTTGGAAATGCTGTTAGGACAAACTATATTTAGGAAAATACCTTGA